From the bacterium genome, the window CATTCCATCGGTCCAGTTCATTTCTTCTCCGGAGAGTTCCTTAACTCTTTTAATGATGGCATAGCCATAACTGTCCCCTTCTTTGAGAATTGAAAGCACAAGGGGCGTCGCAGAAGCCGCCACAAGGTCTTTTGATAGATCCATATCACCTCCATGCATAGCACTTATATGTATTAATATATCAGTCCGAATTTCTTTTGTCAAAGATTATTTTATCTGTCGCTGAATTTCTCAGTTCATATGTTTGATTGTATCCCGTCAAAACAATATGGATCAATAAGCCAAATTCATTGAGATTGGTTATTGGTGGATATAGGGAGGCTAATTACTGAAGCAGAATAATTTCACGGGAGTAAACGGGAGTATTTCAGGTGACAAATCATGATAAAGGGTGATAAACAGTATTATTCATGAGAATAATTCAATTTGAAAAATAACAAGCTCTTATCTTGTATATTATTGATAATAAAGATGATATGAAAAATGTTGTACTTCGGGTTCGATTCCCGCCGCCTCCACCAATTTATTGTTAAATAACAGCTAATACTTTTTTAGCCCTTATTTTTTGAATAGTAAAAAAACCACTTAAATTTCGCACCATTAAAAAAGCGGCCATATGACCGCTTTTTTGTCAGATCCTATTGTACATACATCATTTATTCAAGTCCCAAACTCTTTGCTACACCACCCCCGTAATTCAGGTCCGCTTTACGGAAATGCTCAACCATTATTTTCTGAATATCCTTCGGGACATTCTTGAGGCTTCTCACAATGTTCTGGATGAGTCGCTTCTGTTCATCTTGCGGTAACAAACGGTAGAGATTCCCCGGCTGAATGTAATCGTCATCCACCCCTCGTTTCTGTTCATAACGGTCCGCATCGCCGGATATCTTCAGGGGTGGTTCTTTGCAAGCAGGGTCTGCCTCGGGACCGCCGAAGCTGTTCGGTTCATAGTTCGGATCAGGTCCGCCGTTGTCGTCGAACCTCATGTGTCCGTCCCGTTGGTAAGTATTCACCACTTTTGTTGCATGGGGAGCGTTGACAGGCAGTCGCTCGAAGTTAACACCAAGCCTATACCGATGGGCGTCTGCGTATGCAAATATTCTTGCCTGAAGCATCTTACACGGAGAGAAAGATATGCCCGGAACAACATTTGCCGGGGAGAATGCGGCCTGCTCAATTTCAGCAAAGTAGTTCGCTGGATTCCGGTTCATCTCCATGACTCCAACCTCGATCAACGGATAGTCGCCATGAGGCCAGACTTTTGTCAGATCGAAAGGGTTCCAGCGATAATGCTCTGCCTCAAGTTCCGGCATGACCTGGATATATAACGTCCACTTCGGAAAGTCCCCGCGTGCTATCGTTTCGAACAGTTGGTGTGTATGATAATCAGGATCCTTGCCGGCCAGCATATCCGCTTCGTCCTGCATCATGCATTGAATGCCTTGCCGGGTCTTGAAATGGAACTTGATCCAGAAGCGCTCGTTTTGAGCGTTGATTAAACTATAAGTGTGACTCCCGTACCCATTCATGAAGGGAATTCCTCTGGGTATACCGCGGTCGGAAAAGAGAATTGTCACCTGATGCAATGATTCGGGAACCTGTGACCAGAAATCCCATTGCGGAGTATCCGCCTTTACATTTGTCTGAGGGTCGCGTTTCTGGGTGTGAATGAAGTCCGGAAACTTGATGGCATCCCGGATGAAAAACACTGGCGTGTTATTCCCCACCATGTCCCAGTTGCCTTCTTCCGTATAGAATTTCAGAGAAAAGCCCCTGACATCGCGAACTGTATCCGCGGACCCTTTCTCCCCTGCAACAGTGGAAAACCGGCCCAATACTTCCGTTTTCTTGCCAATCTCTGAGAATATCTTCGCCTTTGTGTATTTCGTGATGTCTTTCGTAACAGTGAAAACACCGTGTACGCCAGCCGCTTTCGCATGCACAACACGCTCGGGGATACGCTCACGATTGAAATGAGCCAGTTTTTCAAGAAGATAATGATCCTGAAGCAGTGTCGGCCCCCGCTCTCCCGCAGTAAGCGATGTCTGGTTGTCTGGAACGGGAATTCCGGCGGCAGTGGTTAGTTTATTCGATTTACCCATTGAGTCACTCCTTTCATTCATTTTTTCATAACCTGAAAAATTCAATTCTATGACAATTTGTAATGAGTCCAGTTACCTCAGCAATTTTTAATTGATCAGCAACAAACACATCCAAATCAATGATTGCATTGCATTTTTCACAGATGAAGTGGTAATGTTGCTATAGCCAGACCTCAAACATGTCATAAGTACCGCCAGAATCAATCTTCATGACATATTCCTGTCCATTCAAATATATAAATTGCTATACACTGTTCCCATACGAAGATATGAAAATTCACCTTTAAGCTCATTACAAGCCAGATCATATT encodes:
- a CDS encoding catalase translates to MGKSNKLTTAAGIPVPDNQTSLTAGERGPTLLQDHYLLEKLAHFNRERIPERVVHAKAAGVHGVFTVTKDITKYTKAKIFSEIGKKTEVLGRFSTVAGEKGSADTVRDVRGFSLKFYTEEGNWDMVGNNTPVFFIRDAIKFPDFIHTQKRDPQTNVKADTPQWDFWSQVPESLHQVTILFSDRGIPRGIPFMNGYGSHTYSLINAQNERFWIKFHFKTRQGIQCMMQDEADMLAGKDPDYHTHQLFETIARGDFPKWTLYIQVMPELEAEHYRWNPFDLTKVWPHGDYPLIEVGVMEMNRNPANYFAEIEQAAFSPANVVPGISFSPCKMLQARIFAYADAHRYRLGVNFERLPVNAPHATKVVNTYQRDGHMRFDDNGGPDPNYEPNSFGGPEADPACKEPPLKISGDADRYEQKRGVDDDYIQPGNLYRLLPQDEQKRLIQNIVRSLKNVPKDIQKIMVEHFRKADLNYGGGVAKSLGLE